The Ahaetulla prasina isolate Xishuangbanna chromosome 4, ASM2864084v1, whole genome shotgun sequence genome has a window encoding:
- the TOMM7 gene encoding mitochondrial import receptor subunit TOM7 homolog, which yields MPKLSKEAKQRLQHLFKGGQLAIRWGFIPVVLYLGFKRGADPGMPEPTLLSLLWG from the exons ATGCCGAAGCTGAGCAAGGAAGCTAAGCAGCGACTTCAGCACCTCTTCAAAGGTGGTCAGCTGGCCATCCGCTGGGGCTTCATCCCTGTCGTGCTTTATTTAG gttttaagagaGGCGCAGATCCTGGAATGCCTGAGCCAACTCTTTTGAG TCTACTTTGGGGTTAA
- the IL6 gene encoding interleukin-6: MLALSGCCSWAAAALLLLFGAQAFPIGDSSGEEEFGEDPSSRTSAAGRVQVNIPTELALWLQGTAATWNQELCKEQNACKGTMDIMAQNNLNLPKIIKEDGCYQPGFQKESCLRKLSSGLYAFRTFLEYIEETTQRSVSVSLGAQNLAETLKSMMNNPETVSMPSPDTQKTLAAKLREQRAWNMIVIKHFILQDFTLFMETTSRVIRLL, from the exons ATGCTTGCACTATCGGGAT GCTGTTCCTGGGCTGCTGCTGCCCTCCTGCTACTCTTTGGAGCCCAGGCTTTCCCTATCGGAGATTCTTCCGGAGAAGAGGAATTTGGCGAAGATCCCTCCTCCAGAACTTCGGCAGCCGGGCGCGTCCAAGTGAACATTCCGACAGAGTTGGCTCTTTGGCTACAAGGTACTGCAGCGACGTGGAATCAAGAG CTGTGTAAGGAGCAAAATGCATGTAAAGGTACAATGGACATTATGGCACAAAATAATCTCAACCTTCCAAAGATAATTAAAGAAGATGGATGCTACCAGCCTGGATTCCAAAAG GAAAGTTGTTTAAGAAAACTTTCAAGTGGCCTCTACGCATTCAGAACATTCTTGGAATATATAGAAGAAACTACACAAAGAAGTGTTTCTGTATCACTAGGCGCACAGAACCTGGCAGAAACCTTGAAGTCAATG ATGAACAATCCTGAGACTGTGAGCATGCCATCTCCTGACACTCAGAAAACTCTTGCTGCAAAGTTAAGAGAACAGAGAGCTTGGAATATGATAGTGATCAAGCACTTTATTCTTCaagattttactttatttatggaGACCACTTCAAGAGTTATTCGCCTTCTATAA